The Hemibagrus wyckioides isolate EC202008001 linkage group LG15, SWU_Hwy_1.0, whole genome shotgun sequence genome window below encodes:
- the flna gene encoding filamin-A isoform X4, producing MSQHPRLHQSSAASAASNASLTPDKDADMPATEKDLAEDAPWKKIQQNTFTRWCNEHLKCVNKRIANLQTDLSDGLRLIGLLEVLSQKKMFRKYNQRPTFRQMQLENVSVALEFLDRENIKLVSIDSKAIVDGNLKLILGLIWTLILHYSISMPMWDEEEDTDDAKQKTPKQRLLGWIQNKLPELPITNFSRDWQSGKALGALVDSCAPGLCPDWDSWDQTKPVDNAREAMQQADEWLGVPQVITPEEIVDPNVDEHSVMTYLSQFPKAKLKPGAPLRPKLNPKKARAYGPGIEPTGNVVMKKALFTVETISAGQGEVLVYVEDPAGHREEAKVTANNDKNRTYSVVYVPKVTGQHKVTVLFAGLHISKSPFEVEVGMAQGDSSKVTAQGPGLEAVGNIANKTTYFDVYTAGAGMGEVEVVIIDPSGKKDTVECHIEDKGNSSYRCTYKPTQEGQHTIYITFAGGQISKSPYTVNVGEACNPTLCRAKGRGLQPKGLRIKETAEFKVYTKGAGTGDLKVTIKGPKGLEEPCKKKDLGDGVYSFEYYPTSPGNYIITITWGGQHIPRSPFEVKISSEAGPQQVRAWGPGLEGGVVGKSADFVVEAVGDDVGTLGFSVEGPSPAKIECDDKGDGSCDVRYWPTEPGEYAVHVLCKNEDIQHSPFMAEIIPAPDKDFHPDKVKAYGPGLQSTGLAVGKPAEFTVDAKLGGKAPLKIQAQDRDGNPVDVQVKDNGNGTYSCSYTPRKPIKHTVMVSWGGVNIPESPFRMNIGAGCHPNKVKVSGPGVAKTGLKAFEPTYFTVDCTEAGQGDISIGIKCAPGVVGPAESDIDFDIIRNDNDTFTVKYTPPGAGSYTIMVLFADQPIPMSPIRIKVDPSHDASKVKAEGPGLSRTGVELNKPTHFTVNTKGAGKAKLDAQFTGPNKGEAVRDFDIINNHDNTYTVKYTPVQQGNLGVNVTYGGDSIPKTPFAVPVAPSLDLSKINVSGLGDKMTVGKDQEITVKSKGAGGQGKVAAKVTGPGGKSVPCKVEPGLSPETSQVRFIPRDKGPYEVELSYDGAPIPGSPFPVEAVAPTDPSKVRCSGPGLERAKVGETGQFVVDCTNAGPAELTIEIISDNGTEAEVHIQDNGDGTYTITYIPLYPGAYTLTIRYGGQDVPNFPSRLHVEPAVETSGVKVFGPGVEGKGVFREATTDFTVDARALTKTGGNHIKTCINNPSGNCTEALIRDLGDGTYKVEYTPYEEGPHNVEVSYDDAPVPNSPFRVPVTEGCDPARVRVHGPGLQAGITNKPNKFTVETRGAGTGGLGLAMEGPSEAKMSCTDNKDGSCSVEYIPYEPGTYNLNITYGGKPVTGSPFSVPVHDTVDPTKVKCQGQGLGTNVRANIPQVFTVDASKAGVAPLQVRVQGPKGVVEPVEVVDNGDQTHTVSYVPTKEGPYSINVLYADEEIPRSPYKLKVLPTHDASKVRASGPGLNTTGVPASLPVEFTIDAKDAGEGLLAVQITDPEGKPKKANIRDNQDGTYLVSYVPDMTGRYTILIKYGGDEIPYSPYRIRAIPTGDASKCTVTGAGVGPTIQIGEQTVITVDAKAAGKGKVTCTVCTPDGAEVDVDVVENEDGTFDIFYTAPQPGKYVICVRFGGEHIPNSPFQVMATDRAMGMNGLDVAGLRPFDLVIPFTIQKGEITGEVRMPSGKVAKPDIADNKDGTVTVKYAPTEAGLHEMDIKYDGIHIPGSPLQFYVDYVNSGHVTAYGPGLIHGMVNKPAVFTVNTKDAGEGGLSLAIEGPSKADISCTDNQDGTCTVSYLPVLPGDYNILVKYNDKHIPGSPYVAKITGDDSMRMSHLKVGSAADIPLDIGELDLSQLTASLTTPSGREEPCLLKMLRNGHVGVSFVPKETGEHLVNIKKNGRHIPNSPISVMIKQSEIADASRVCVSGQGLSEARTFEPAEFIIDTRDAGYGGLSLSIEGPSKVDINTEDQEDGTCKVTYCPTEPGNYIINIKFADQHVPGSAFTVKVTGEGRMKESITRKRTAASVANVGSQCDLSLKIPEISIADMTAQVTSPSGKVHKAEIMEGENNTYCIRFVPTEMGVHTVSVKYQGQHVPGSPFQFTVGPLGEGGAHKVRAGGPGLERAEAGVPAEFSIWTREAGAGGLSIAVEGPSKAEIAFEDRKDGSSGVSYIVQEPGDYEVSIKFNDEHIPDSPFVVPVASPSDDARRLTVASLQESGLKVNQPASFAVSLNGAKGVIDAKVHSPSGALEECCVTEIDEDKYAVRFIPRENGLYLIDVKFNGSHIPGSPFKIRVGETGQAGDPGMVSAYGAGLEGGTTGSPCEFVVNTSSAGPGALAVTIDGPSKVKMDCQECPEGYKVTYTPMAPGNYLISIKYGGPYHIVGSPFKAKITGSRLVTSHSMHETSSVLVDPVTRSVSSTQQAAPGCGSSDASRVVAKGLGLTKGFINQKNSFSVDCSKAGRNMLLVGVDGPKVPCEEILVKHLGNRLYNVSYQLKEKGEYILVVKWGDEHIPGSPYHITV from the exons ATGAGTCAACACCCACGCCTGCACCAGTCGAGCGCTGCCTCAGCCGCATCCAACGCCTCTCTCACACCGGACAAGGACGCCGACATGCCCGCCACGGAGAAAGATCTGGCCGAGGACGCGCCATGGAAGAAGATCCAGCAGAACACGTTCACTCGCTGGTGCAACGAACATCTGAAGTGCGTGAACAAGCGCATCGCCAACCTGCAGACGGACCTGAGCGATGGTCTGCGCCTAATCGGGCTGCTCGAGGTCCTCAGCCAGAAGAAGATGTTCCGCAAGTACAACCAGCGGCCCACCTTCAGGCAGATGCAGCTGGAGAACGTGTCAGTGGCGCTGGAGTTTCTCGACAGGGAGAACATTAAACTGGTGTCCATAG ACAGTAAAGCTATTGTGGACGGAAACCTGAAGCTCATTCTTGGTTTGATATGGACCCTCATTCTGCACTACTCTATCTCCATGCCCATGTGGGACGAGGAAGAGGACACGGACGATGCCAAGCAGAAAACGCCAAAGCAGAGGCTCCTGGGCTGGATCCAGAACAAACTGCCCGAGCTGCCAATAACCAACTTCAGCCGGGACTGGCAGTCAGGCAAAGCTCTGGGAGCACTAGTGGACAGTTGTGCCCCTG GTCTGTGTCCGGACTGGGACTCCTGGGATCAGACAAAGCCTGTGGACAATGCACGCGAGGCAATGCAGCAGGCTGACGAGTGGCTCGGTGTTCCTCAG GTCATCACTCCAGAGGAAATTGTTGATCCTAATGTGGATGAACACTCAGTTATGACGTACCTGTCACAGTTCCCTAAGGCAAAGCTGAAGCCTGGTGCCCCATTGCGCCCCAAACTCAACCCCAAAAAGGCTCGTGCCTATGGCCCAG GCATTGAGCCCACTGGTAATGTAGTGATGAAAAAGGCTTTGTTCACTGTGGAGACAATCAGCGCAGGCCAGGGAGAGGTGCTGGTTTATGTAGAAGACCCAGCTGGCCATCGCGAGGAGGCTAAAGTCACTGCCAACAATGACAAGAATCGCACTTACTCAGTAGTCTATGTTCCTAAAGTAACTGGGCAACATAAG GTAACAGTGCTGTTTGCAGGACTGCATATTTCAAAGAGCCCATTCGAAGTGGAGGTGGGGATGGCTCAGGGTGACTCCAGCAAGGTTACTGCCCAGGGGCCAGGTCTTGAGGCTGTGGGCAACATTGCCAATAAAACCACCTACTTTGATGTCTATACTGCTG GTGCTGGAATGGGAGAAGTTGAGGTGGTCATTATTGACCCCAGTGGCAAGAAGGACACAGTTGAGTGCCATATTGAGGATAAGGGCAACAGCAGCTACCGTTGCACCTACAAACCCACCCAGGAGGGCCAGCATACAATTTACATAACATTTGCTGGGGGCCAGATCTCCAAGAGCCCCTACACAGTCAACGTTGGAGAAG CATGTAACCCAACTCTATGCAGAGCTAAAGGCCGTGGCTTGCAGCCCAAAGGCCTGAGGATCAAGGAGACCGCAGAGTTTAAGGTCTATACCAAAGGAGCTGGCACTGGAGATCTGAAGGTCACCATCAAAGGGCCAA AGGGTCTGGAGGAGCCCTGTAAGAAGAAAGATTTGGGAGATGGAGTCTATAGCTTTGAGTATTACCCCACCAGCCCTGGAAACtacatcattaccatcacctgGGGTGGCCAGCATATTCCTCGCAG TCCATTCGAGGTGAAAATAAGCAGCGAGGCTGGGCCACAGCAGGTGCGGGCCTGGGGCCCAGGGTTGGAAGGTGGTGTTGTTGGCAAATCTGCAGACTTTGTGGTGGAGGCAGTTGGAGATGACGTTGGCACTTTGG GTTTCTCTGTGGAGGGCCCATCTCCAGCTAAGATTGAGTGTGATGATAAGGGTGATGGCTCTTGTGATGTGCGCTACTGGCCCACTGAGCCAGGCGAGTATGCAGTGCATGTCCTCTGTAAAAACGAGGACATCCAACACAGTCCCTTTATGGCTGAGATCATACCAGCACCGGACAAAGACTTTCATCCTGACAAG GTAAAGGCCTATGGCCCAGGACTTCAGAGCACTGGTCTGGCTGTTGGAAAGCCAGCAGAGTTTACAGTGGATGCCAAACTGGGGGGTAAAGCGCCTCTAAAAATCCAGGCCCAG GACAGAGATGGAAACCCAGTTGATGTGCAGGTTAAGGATAACGGTAATGGGACATACAGCTGCAGCTATACCCCTCGCAAGCCCATTAAACACACAGTCATGGTGTCCTGGGGTGGAGTCAATATCCCGGAAAGTCCATTCAGG ATGAATATTGGAGCTGGATGCCATCCTAATAAAGTGAAAGTATCTGGACCTGGTGTTGCCAAGACTGGTCTGAAAGCTTTTGAACCAACTTACTTCACTGTGGACTGTACAGAGGCTGGCCAGG GTGACATCAGCATTGGGATTAAGTGTGCTCCTGGTGTTGTGGGACCGGCTGAGTCTGACATCGACTTTGACATAATCAGAAACGATAATGATACCTTCACAGTTAAATACACTCCCCCAGGTGCTGGCAGCTACACTATCATGGTGCTGTTTGCAGACCAG cctaTTCCAATgtcaccaatcagaattaaagTGGATCCCTCTCATGATGCCAGCAAAGTCAAAGCAGAGGGACCTGGTCTTAGCCGAACAG GTGTGGAACTAAACAAACCCACTCATTTCACTGTGAATACTAAGGGTGCAGGTAAAGCCAAGCTGGATGCTCAGTTTACTGGCCCCAACAAGGGTGAGGCAGTGAGGGACTTTGATATCATCAACAACCATGACAACACGTACACTGTCAAATATACTCCAGTGCAACAG ggtAATTTGGGTGTGAATGTGACTTATGGCGGTGACTCCATTCCCAAAACTCCCTTTGCTGTGCCTGTAGCTCCTTCCCTTGATCTGAGCAAGATTAATGTTTCAGGCCTTGGTGACA AAATGACCGTTGGAAAAGACCAGGAGATTACAGTCAAATCAAAGGGTGCAGGTGGTCAGGGTAAGGTTGCTGCAAAGGTGACTGGACCTGGTGGTAAATCCGTGCCCTGTAAGGTGGAACCGGGTTTGAGCCCAGAAACCAGCCAAGTTCGCTTTATCCCCAGGGACAAAGGACCCTATGAGGTGGAGCTCAGCTACGATGGTGCACCTATCCCAGGAAGCCCCTTCCCTGTGGAGGCTGTAGCTCCCACTGACCCATCTAAG GTCCGTTGCTCTGGTCCAGGTTTGGAGCGAGCTAAGGTTGGAGAGACCGGCCAGTTTGTGGTAGACTGCACTAACGCTGGCCCTGCTGAATTAACCATCGAGATCATCTCTGATAACGGAACTGAAGCGGAGGTGCACATCCAAGATAATGGAGATGGAACATATACCATCACCTACATTCCTCTATATCCTGGAGCGTACACTCTTACCATCCGCTATGGTGGCCAGGATGTGCCAAACTTCCCATCAAGACTACATGTGGAGCCAGCTGTTGAAACCAGTGGCGTGAAAGTCTTTGGACCTGGAGTTGAAGGAAAAG GGGTTTTCAGAGAGGCTACCACAGATTTCACTGTTGATGCTCGTGCCCTAACAAAAACTGGTGGCAATCACATCAAGACCTGCATCAACAATCCATCTGGAAACTGCACTGAGGCTCTTATTAGGGACCTTGGAGATGGTACCTACAAAGTAGAGTACACGCCTTATGAAGAAG GTCCACATAATGTAGAGGTTTCTTATGATGATGCCCCAGTACCCAACAGTCCATTCCGTGTACCTGTAACCGAGGGTTGTGATCCTGCACGTGTGCGTGTGCATGGCCCAGGACTGCAGGCTGGCATCACAAACAAACCCAACAAATTCACTGTGGAGACTCG TGGAGCTGGTACAGGAGGCCTGGGCCTGGCTATGGAGGGACCATCAGAAGCCAAGATGTCCTGCACTGATAATAAAGATGGCAGCTGCTCTGTAGAGTACATCCCATACGAGCCGGGAACTTACAATCTTAATATTACTTATGGTGGAAAACCTGTCACTG GAAGCCCATTCTCTGTGCCTGTTCATGATACTGTTGATCCCACGAAGGTCAAATGCCAAGGCCAAGGTCTTGGAACCAATGTACGTGCCAATATCCCACAGGTCTTTACTGTAGATGCCAGCAAGGCAGGAGTAGCTCCTCTGCAAGTCCGAGTGCAGGGGCCCAAAg GTGTTGTGGAGCCAGTTGAGGTGGTGGATAATGGAGACCAGACTCACACCGTAAGCTATGTGCCCACCAAGGAAGGGCCATATTCCATCAATGTGCTGTATGCTGATGAGGAGATCCCACGCAG CCCTTATAAGTTGAAGGTTTTGCCCACACATGATGCCAGTAAGGTGCGTGCCAGTGGCCCTGGTCTTAACACTACTGGGGTGCCTGCCAGCCTGCCAGTGGAGTTTACTATTGATGCCAAGGATGCAGGAGAGGGACTTTTGGCTGTCCAGATTACT gATCCAGAAGGGAAGCCGAAGAAGGCCAACATTCGTGATAACCAGGATGGGACTTATCTAGTCTCCTATGTACCAGATATGACTGGACGCTACACCATCCTTATTAAATATGGTGGTGATGAAATCCCATATTCCCCATATCGCATTCGAGCTATCCCTACAGGAGACGCCAGCAAGTGCACTGTCACAG GTGCTGGAGTTGGTCCCACTATACAGATTGGGGAACAGACCGTCATCACTGTGGATGCAAAGGCTGCTGGGAAGGGGAAGGTGACCTGCACAGTGTGTACTCCAGATGGTGCTGAGGTGGATGTGGACGTGGTTGAGAATGAGGATGGAACCTTTGATATCTTTTATACAGCACCTCAACCTGGGAAGTACGTCATCTGTGTACGCTTTGGAGGCGAACACATTCCCAACAGCCCCTTCCAGGTTATG GCAACAGACAGGGCTATGGGAATGAACGGACTGGATGTGGCTGGACTGAGACCTTTCGATTTGGTCATTCCATTTACCATCCAGAAGGGAGAGATCACAG GTGAAGTGAGGATGCCCTCTGGAAAAGTGGCCAAACCAGACATTGCAGATAACAAAGACGGCACCGTCACGGTGAAGTATGCTCCCACTGAGGCTGGACTGCATGAGATGGACATCAAATATGATGGAATACACATTCCAG GAAGCCCACTGCAGTTCTATGTGGATTACGTCAACAGTGGTCATGTGACTGCTTATGGCCCTGGTCTCATTCATGGGATGGTCAATAAGCCTGCAGTTTTCACAGTTAACACCAAGGATGCTGGAGAAG GTGGCCTCTCTCTGGCCATTGAGGGACCCTCAAAGGCAGACATCAGCTGCACGGACAACCAGGATGGTACTTGCACTGTGTCTTATCTTCCTGTTCTACCTGGAGACTACAACATTCTTGTCAAGTATAATGACAAACACATCCCTGGTAGTCCCTATGTGGCAAAGATCACAG GAGATGACTCCATGCGCATGTCCCATCTGAAGGTGGGTTCTGCTGCGGATATCCCATTAGACATTGGAGAACTGGACCTGAGCCAGCTGACTGCCTCTCTCACCACTCCCTCTGGTCGTGAGGAGCCATGTCTGCTCAAGATGCTCCGTAATGGACACGTTG GTGTCTCATTTGTGCCTAAAGAGACAGGAGAACACCTTGTGAACATTAAGAAAAATGGCCGCCACATTCCCAACAGCCCCATTTCTGTCATGATCAAGCAATCGGAGATTGCTGATGCCagtcgtgtttgtgtatctgGCCAGGGTCTTAGTGAGGCTCGCACATTTGAGCCAGCTGAATTCATCATTGATACCAGAGACGCAG GGTATGGAGGCCTTAGTCTGTCCATCGAAGGGCCCAGTAAGGTGGACATTAACACTGAGGATCAAGAAGATGGAACCTGCAAGGTCACGTACTGCCCCACTGAGCCTGGAAATTATATCATTAATATCAAATTTGCTGACCAGCATGTTCCAG GCAGTGCTTTCACAGTGAAGGTGACTGGAGAGGGCAGGATGAAGGAGAGCATCACTCGCAAGAGGACAGCTGCATCTGTTGCCAACGTCGGCAGCCAGTGTGACCTGAGCCTGAAGATTCCCG AAATCAGCATTGCTGACATGACTGCCCAGGTGACTAGCCCATCTGGGAAAGTGCATAAGGCGGAGATCATGGAAGGGGAGAACAATACTTACTGCATTCGTTTTGTTCCAACTGAAATGGGTGTTCACACGGTTAGCGTGAAATACCAGGGGCAGCATGTACCAGGATCACCATTCCAGTTCACCGTGGGTCCACTGGGAGAAGGAGGGGCTCATAAGGTCCGTGCAGGAGGCCCTGGACTGGAGAGAGCAGAGGCTGGTGTTCCAG CTGAATTCAGCATATGGACTCGTGAGGCTGGAGCTGGAGGTTTATCCATTGCTGTGGAGGGACCCAGCAAAGCAGAGATCGCTTTTGAAGACCGCAAGGATGGCTCAAGCGGCGTGTCTTACATTGTCCAGGAGCCTG GAGACTATGAAGTGTCCATCAAGTTCAACGATGAGCACATCCCCGACAGTCCCTTTGTGGTGCCTGTCGCCTCACCCTCCGATGATGCCCGTCGCCTTACTGTTGCCAGTCTTCAG GAGTCCGGTTTGAAGGTGAACCAGCCGGCTTCTTTTGCCGTGAGTCTCAACGGAGCAAAGGGAGTCATAGACGCTAAAGTTCACAGCCCATCAGGGGCTTTGGAAGAGTGCTGCGTCACTGAGATCGATGAAG ATAAATATGCAGTGAGGTTCATTCCCAGGGAGAATGGTTTGTACCTGATTGATGTGAAATTCAATGGCTCTCACATCCCTGGAAGTCCCTTCAAGATCCGTGTGGGAGAGACGGGCCAAGCCGGAGACCCAGGAATGGTGTCTGCTTATGGAGCTGGTCTAGAGGGAGGCACCACTG GATCACCATGTGAATTCGTTGTAAACACAAGCTCAGCCGGTCCTGGAGCACTGGCTGTGACTATTGATGGACCGTCAAAGGTGAAGATGGACTGTCAGGAATGCCCAGAAGGATACAAGGTCACCTACACACCAATGGCTCCCGGAAACTACCTAATTTCTATTAAATATGGCGGACCATACCACATTGTAGGCAGCCCCTTCAAGGCTAAAATAACTG GTTCCCGTCTGGTCACTAGCCACAGCATGCATGAGACCTCTTCAGTATTGGTTGATCCTGTAACCCGTAGCGTGTCCTCCACCCAGCAGGCAGCACCAGGCTGCGGTAGCTCCGATGCCAGCCGTGTGGTGGCTAAGGGCCTGGGGCTCACAAAGGGCTTCATTAACCAGAAAAATAGCTTCAGTGTGGACTGTAGCAAAGCAG GACGTAACatgcttctggttggagtggATGGTCCTAAAGTAccctgtgaagagattctggttAAGCACCTTGGCAACCGACTCTATAACGTGTCCTACCAGCTGAAAGAGAAGGGCGAGTACATCCTGGTGGTGAAATGGGGTGATGAGCATATTCCTGGGAGCCCATACCACATCACTGTCTAA